One window of Methanobacterium alkalithermotolerans genomic DNA carries:
- a CDS encoding rhodanese-like domain-containing protein: MFKRKRSTIKSKVKDISPSEAQDLIQNNKDKPSFLLLDVRTPEEFQQSHLNGAKLIDFYANNFTKEIMELDKSKKYLIYCRTGVRSSKTMKLMEKAGFKEVYNLSGGITRWNKSGLPH, from the coding sequence ATGTTTAAAAGAAAGAGAAGTACCATTAAAAGCAAGGTTAAAGATATAAGTCCCTCTGAAGCTCAGGACTTAATACAAAATAATAAAGATAAACCATCTTTTCTGCTTCTGGATGTAAGAACACCAGAGGAATTCCAGCAATCTCACCTTAATGGGGCAAAACTAATTGATTTTTATGCCAATAATTTTACTAAAGAAATAATGGAACTGGATAAATCTAAAAAATATTTGATATACTGTCGTACCGGAGTTAGAAGTTCTAAAACAATGAAATTAATGGAAAAAGCAGGCTTTAAGGAAGTATATAATCTCTCGGGTGGCATAACCCGCTGGAATAAAAGTGGATTACCCCATTAA
- a CDS encoding DASS family sodium-coupled anion symporter codes for MNIKKIGLPLAIIVAILVMIFPLPGLSFSGHAAIALLTFAVIMWATEAAHLAVTSLIILFIQPIIGVASFPDAVIGFANPILFLMIGGFIIAEAIRKSGLAQRLTYLMLSKLGTSSSRGLFVSVFSSGILSAWIENVVAFAMLLPIIKEIVILMGCEEPQKGKSNYAKAMVLGASFGSLAGGFGTEIGTAPNLMAAAYTGIPFVNWMVFGFPLAITLMIIIWKLLGVIFPSEVKGIVGGDTTITDKLDKLGVLSRDEKISIVILLFTISLWITTGLTGIDSYSVALIGAVLFFFSGIVNWRDAQKNVDWGLIIFFGGALSLGAALLNTGAAEWLIKDIVSLMGSDPSVLLITIVLMLVAVIITQVMSNIALSAILIPLSVTLANSQGLAVGTYAVPVAIACSLSFMLPMADPTVAMAYGTGYVKLKEIAKAGVPLVIIGIILTVLVIFTLAQPFLAA; via the coding sequence ATGAATATAAAAAAAATTGGTTTACCCCTGGCTATAATAGTAGCCATACTGGTTATGATTTTTCCTTTGCCGGGTTTAAGCTTTTCTGGCCATGCTGCTATTGCATTACTAACTTTTGCCGTGATAATGTGGGCTACTGAAGCTGCTCACCTGGCAGTAACCTCTTTAATTATACTATTTATTCAACCAATTATCGGCGTGGCCAGTTTTCCTGACGCAGTAATTGGATTTGCCAACCCCATACTATTTTTAATGATTGGTGGTTTTATTATTGCTGAGGCCATTCGAAAAAGTGGTCTGGCCCAGCGTTTAACCTATCTCATGCTTTCTAAATTAGGGACTTCTTCCAGCAGAGGTTTATTTGTCAGTGTGTTTTCTTCAGGGATTCTTTCGGCCTGGATTGAAAATGTGGTTGCTTTTGCCATGCTCTTACCCATAATTAAAGAAATAGTCATTTTAATGGGATGTGAAGAACCCCAAAAAGGTAAAAGTAACTATGCCAAGGCCATGGTCCTGGGGGCATCATTTGGATCCCTGGCAGGAGGGTTTGGAACTGAAATTGGAACTGCTCCCAACTTGATGGCAGCAGCCTATACCGGCATTCCTTTTGTGAACTGGATGGTATTTGGATTTCCCCTGGCCATTACATTAATGATTATTATCTGGAAATTATTGGGTGTGATTTTCCCCTCAGAAGTTAAGGGTATTGTGGGAGGGGATACTACTATAACCGATAAGCTGGACAAACTGGGAGTTCTATCACGGGATGAAAAAATAAGTATCGTTATTTTATTATTTACCATTTCATTATGGATTACCACTGGTTTAACGGGAATTGATAGCTACTCCGTGGCCCTTATTGGGGCAGTTTTATTTTTCTTCTCGGGAATAGTGAACTGGAGAGATGCCCAGAAAAATGTGGACTGGGGACTAATAATATTCTTTGGAGGAGCACTATCTCTAGGGGCAGCTTTACTTAATACTGGTGCAGCTGAATGGTTAATTAAGGATATTGTTTCCTTGATGGGTTCGGACCCATCAGTGCTACTTATTACTATAGTTTTAATGCTGGTGGCTGTTATCATAACTCAGGTAATGTCCAATATAGCACTATCAGCTATTTTAATACCTCTTTCAGTCACTCTGGCGAATTCTCAAGGCCTGGCTGTTGGAACCTATGCTGTTCCCGTGGCCATAGCATGTTCCCTGTCATTCATGCTTCCTATGGCTGATCCCACCGTTGCAATGGCCTATGGAACTGGATATGTTAAATTAAAAGAAATTGCAAAAGCAGGAGTACCCCTGGTTATAATTGGGATAATATTAACCGTTCTGGTAATATTCACCCTGGCTCAACCATTTTTAGCTGCTTAA
- the hypB gene encoding hydrogenase nickel incorporation protein HypB — translation MHKIADIEIQHDIMLANRKLAKKNQKILDKANVFAVDFLGAIGSGKTSLIEKLIQEMDYPVAVIAGDVISKFDAGRFEKYDVPVIGLNTGKECHLDSHLVEHALHDLPLEEVDILFIENVGNLICPVDFDLGSHIRVVVISVSEGDDTVEKHPLIFKDADLVVINKVDIAAAVGADEDKMVGDVKKINPDVQVIKTSLKENKGLSQIIESLEKFMSE, via the coding sequence ATGCACAAGATAGCTGATATAGAAATACAGCACGATATTATGCTGGCCAATAGAAAACTGGCCAAGAAAAATCAGAAAATTTTGGATAAGGCTAATGTTTTTGCAGTAGATTTTTTAGGAGCCATTGGATCAGGAAAAACTTCACTTATAGAGAAGTTAATCCAGGAAATGGACTACCCGGTGGCAGTTATCGCCGGAGATGTAATAAGCAAATTTGATGCCGGACGATTTGAAAAATATGATGTACCGGTTATTGGTCTTAATACTGGTAAAGAATGCCATTTGGACTCTCATCTGGTGGAACATGCCCTGCACGACCTGCCCCTGGAAGAAGTGGATATTTTATTTATAGAAAATGTGGGAAACTTAATTTGTCCGGTTGACTTTGATTTAGGGTCCCATATCCGGGTGGTGGTTATCAGTGTCAGCGAAGGAGATGATACTGTTGAAAAACATCCATTAATCTTTAAAGATGCAGATCTGGTGGTTATAAATAAAGTTGATATTGCCGCTGCTGTGGGGGCTGATGAGGATAAAATGGTGGGAGATGTTAAAAAAATTAATCCGGATGTTCAGGTTATTAAAACCAGTCTGAAAGAAAATAAAGGACTCTCTCAAATCATTGAATCTCTGGAAAAATTTATGTCAGAATAG
- a CDS encoding ribose-phosphate diphosphokinase produces MIIGGSSSQKLAAKVAKELNDQLCPIETRKFPDGERYIRIKGEIEKEVVVIQSTGFPQDENIMELLFILKNLKSLGAEKIKVVIPYFGYGRQEKRFKRGESVSAAAVASLIEDCGASELICINLHEKQMCDFFNIPVHELSAIPLIARHIQEQLENPVIIAPDKGALLHAQEISRILDCPCDHMEKTRLSPDKVETRVKNLDVKGLQAVIIDDIISTGGTIVNATEILMQHGAESVTVGCVHPVLVEDALLKIFATGVEDVLATDTLTSQVSSISVAPLIAEALK; encoded by the coding sequence ATGATAATAGGTGGTTCTTCTTCTCAAAAATTAGCAGCCAAAGTAGCAAAAGAATTAAATGATCAGTTGTGTCCCATTGAAACTCGTAAGTTCCCTGATGGTGAGCGTTATATTAGAATAAAGGGTGAAATTGAAAAAGAAGTGGTGGTAATACAATCAACCGGTTTTCCCCAGGACGAAAATATAATGGAACTTTTATTTATCCTTAAAAATCTCAAAAGTCTTGGTGCAGAAAAAATAAAAGTTGTTATTCCTTATTTTGGATATGGAAGGCAGGAAAAGAGATTTAAAAGAGGGGAATCTGTTTCGGCTGCGGCAGTTGCCAGTTTGATTGAGGATTGCGGTGCCAGCGAGCTTATATGTATAAATCTGCATGAAAAACAGATGTGTGATTTTTTCAATATACCGGTACATGAATTATCTGCTATACCTCTCATAGCCCGGCATATCCAGGAACAGCTGGAAAATCCCGTGATAATAGCTCCGGATAAAGGCGCCCTGCTACATGCCCAGGAAATATCTCGCATACTGGATTGTCCCTGTGATCATATGGAAAAGACCAGATTATCACCGGATAAAGTGGAAACCAGGGTTAAAAATCTGGATGTGAAAGGATTACAGGCAGTAATAATTGATGATATTATCAGTACCGGTGGAACCATTGTGAATGCCACAGAAATCCTGATGCAGCATGGTGCAGAAAGTGTCACTGTGGGGTGCGTGCATCCTGTGCTGGTGGAAGATGCTCTTTTGAAGATATTTGCTACCGGAGTAGAAGATGTGCTGGCCACCGATACCCTTACTTCCCAGGTTAGTTCCATCAGTGTTGCTCCTCTTATTGCAGAAGCATTGAAATAA
- a CDS encoding thiolase domain-containing protein has product MRDVAIIGVSQTKFGELWDVSFRDMITDAGLGAIKDANIEGGDLEAMYVGNMSAGLFVNQEHIASLIADHAGLTPIPCARVEAACASGGLALRNGIMAVASGYHDIVISAGVEKMTDVVDPTPAIATASDQEWEAQQGVTFPSLYAMMARRHMHEYGTTREQLAMVSVINHENAAKNPRAQFPMEINVDQVMNSTMVADPLRLLDCSPISDGAAAAIVCPAEDAKKYTDTPIYVKASTQASGSLALHDRKSITTIDATVHAAKKAFKIAKLTPEDIDTIEVHDCFSINGILAIEDIGFVEKGKGGLAVEEGMTRLDGEIPVNPSGGLKARGHPLGATGIAQAAEIVWQLRGEAGKRQVEGAEVGMTHNIGGTGGTAAIHILSR; this is encoded by the coding sequence ATGAGAGATGTAGCAATAATTGGAGTTTCACAAACAAAATTTGGAGAACTTTGGGATGTTTCCTTCCGGGACATGATTACTGACGCTGGTTTAGGTGCAATTAAAGACGCCAATATAGAGGGCGGGGACCTGGAAGCGATGTATGTGGGAAATATGTCAGCAGGTCTTTTTGTTAATCAGGAACATATAGCTTCGCTTATAGCAGATCATGCCGGTTTAACTCCTATACCCTGCGCTCGTGTAGAAGCAGCGTGTGCATCAGGAGGCCTGGCATTAAGAAACGGTATAATGGCCGTGGCTTCGGGATATCATGACATTGTTATTTCTGCAGGTGTAGAAAAGATGACTGATGTGGTTGATCCCACCCCTGCTATTGCCACTGCTTCTGATCAGGAATGGGAAGCTCAGCAAGGTGTGACTTTCCCTTCACTTTATGCCATGATGGCCCGCAGGCATATGCATGAATATGGAACCACCAGAGAACAGTTAGCCATGGTTTCGGTGATAAACCACGAAAATGCTGCTAAAAACCCACGGGCTCAATTTCCTATGGAAATAAATGTGGATCAGGTAATGAATTCCACCATGGTTGCAGATCCTTTAAGGTTACTGGATTGTTCCCCTATTTCTGATGGTGCTGCAGCGGCCATAGTATGTCCTGCAGAAGATGCTAAAAAGTACACGGACACTCCTATTTATGTGAAAGCATCTACACAGGCTTCAGGTTCACTGGCACTGCATGATCGTAAGAGTATCACCACCATTGATGCCACCGTCCACGCAGCTAAAAAGGCATTTAAAATAGCTAAACTCACACCTGAAGATATTGACACCATAGAAGTCCACGATTGCTTTAGTATAAATGGTATTTTAGCCATAGAAGATATAGGATTTGTGGAGAAAGGAAAAGGAGGACTGGCTGTTGAAGAGGGTATGACCCGTCTTGATGGTGAAATACCAGTAAATCCTTCCGGAGGCTTAAAAGCTAGAGGCCACCCCTTAGGTGCAACTGGTATTGCGCAAGCAGCTGAAATTGTATGGCAGCTAAGAGGCGAAGCAGGTAAGCGCCAGGTGGAAGGTGCCGAAGTAGGTATGACCCACAATATTGGTGGAACTGGTGGAACTGCCGCTATACACATATTATCCCGGTAA
- the cobQ gene encoding cobyric acid synthase CobQ, whose translation MSQLNSKCIMVQGTSSNAGKSIMVAALCRIYSRRGYRVAPFKSQNMSLNSYTTKENAEIAIAQVFQAEAAGLEPSHHMNPVLLKPKEDFISQVIVHGKPAGDMNFYEYQQNFRDQALEAISESLEYLKNEYDLIFIEGAGSPAEINMRDRDLANMEIAHLADADVILVADIDRGGVFASIAGTFSLLDEKDRSRIKAVVINKFRGNLDILMPGIQQIEKIIGVPVLGVLPYDHSLKIPEEDSASLSERKYRGNGDITIGVMRLPRISNFTDLDPLEYEPDIGLKLIEIGDRIGNIDALIIPGTRNTVNDMIALNEGGFSDEIRELSKKIPIMGICGGYQMLGNEIVDENLKESKYGSVKGLGLLDSVTYFGKVPKIISRSQGLLINKGFLKDIPLETITGYELHEGITEINTTKPLLKIIKGCGNTLESDYDGAIEGNIMGTYFHGIFHNYYFRRAFTDYLREKKGLKKLGFSEDPFKNSKQFSLDRLAEIVENNMDMEFVDKMVLENIKKN comes from the coding sequence ATGTCTCAATTAAATTCCAAGTGCATTATGGTCCAGGGAACATCCTCCAATGCAGGTAAGAGCATCATGGTGGCAGCTTTATGCCGTATCTACTCCCGCAGGGGTTACAGGGTTGCTCCCTTCAAGTCACAAAACATGTCTTTGAATTCTTATACCACAAAAGAAAATGCAGAAATAGCCATAGCCCAGGTTTTTCAGGCAGAAGCAGCTGGTCTGGAACCTTCCCATCATATGAACCCTGTCCTTCTTAAGCCTAAAGAAGATTTCATATCCCAGGTAATTGTACATGGTAAGCCTGCAGGAGATATGAATTTCTACGAATATCAACAAAATTTCAGAGACCAGGCCCTGGAGGCTATTTCAGAGTCTTTAGAATATTTGAAGAATGAATATGATTTAATATTCATAGAAGGTGCTGGTTCTCCCGCAGAAATTAATATGCGAGATAGAGATCTTGCCAACATGGAAATTGCTCATCTGGCTGATGCCGATGTAATACTTGTGGCAGATATTGATCGCGGCGGTGTTTTTGCATCAATAGCAGGGACATTTTCACTTTTAGATGAAAAAGACCGATCTAGAATTAAAGCAGTGGTAATTAATAAATTCAGAGGTAATCTGGATATTTTAATGCCGGGGATTCAGCAGATTGAAAAAATTATAGGGGTTCCTGTCCTGGGAGTTTTACCCTATGATCATAGCCTTAAAATACCTGAAGAAGATTCAGCGTCACTTTCTGAGAGAAAATATAGGGGAAATGGAGATATAACTATAGGAGTTATGCGTTTACCTCGAATATCTAACTTTACTGACCTGGATCCACTGGAATATGAACCAGATATTGGATTGAAGCTAATTGAAATAGGAGATAGAATAGGGAATATAGATGCACTTATAATTCCCGGCACCAGGAATACAGTTAATGATATGATAGCACTAAATGAAGGGGGTTTTTCGGATGAAATACGAGAATTATCTAAAAAAATCCCTATTATGGGTATTTGCGGTGGTTATCAAATGCTGGGAAACGAAATAGTTGATGAAAATTTGAAAGAATCTAAATATGGGTCGGTAAAAGGTTTGGGCCTTTTAGATAGCGTCACATATTTTGGAAAGGTTCCCAAAATCATAAGCCGTAGCCAGGGCCTTTTAATAAATAAGGGTTTCCTGAAAGATATTCCCCTTGAAACTATAACGGGATATGAATTGCATGAGGGTATTACTGAAATAAACACTACTAAGCCCTTATTAAAGATTATTAAAGGGTGTGGTAATACTCTTGAATCTGATTATGATGGTGCAATTGAAGGTAATATTATGGGCACTTATTTCCATGGAATATTCCACAACTATTATTTCAGAAGGGCCTTTACTGATTACCTGCGAGAAAAAAAAGGATTGAAAAAATTAGGATTTTCAGAAGACCCCTTTAAAAATAGTAAGCAGTTTTCACTTGATAGATTAGCAGAAATAGTAGAAAATAACATGGATATGGAATTTGTGGATAAAATGGTCTTAGAGAATATAAAAAAGAATTGA
- a CDS encoding hydroxymethylglutaryl-CoA synthase — protein sequence MAGIVGYGVYVPSYRIKVEEIARVWGDDPQAISRGLVVQEKSVPASDEDTATISVEASRYALERAVIDSKKIGAVYVGSESHPYAVKPTATIVAEAVDAAPHLTAADMEFACKAGTAGMQACMGLVDSNIVEYGLAVGADTAQGAPGDALEYTASAGGAAYIIGKKDTIADIDFTCSYTTDTPDFYRREGMPYPRHGGRFTGVPAYFKHVIAASNEMFDKMGTDASSYDYAVFHQPNGKFYLKAAKKLGFKKEQVQHGLLTPVIGNTYSGATPLGLAAILDVAQAGDKILAVSYGSGAGSDAFSITVTDKIEEKRDLAPKVQDMIQNKCYVDYALYAKFKDKLKMA from the coding sequence ATGGCAGGAATTGTTGGATATGGAGTTTACGTACCTTCATATAGAATAAAAGTAGAAGAAATAGCACGTGTATGGGGTGACGATCCTCAAGCAATCTCCAGAGGTTTAGTTGTACAGGAAAAATCCGTACCTGCTTCTGACGAGGATACTGCTACCATATCAGTAGAAGCATCCAGATATGCTTTAGAAAGAGCGGTTATTGACTCTAAGAAGATAGGAGCAGTTTATGTAGGGTCTGAATCTCATCCTTATGCTGTAAAACCTACAGCTACAATTGTAGCTGAAGCAGTAGATGCTGCACCCCATTTAACCGCAGCTGACATGGAATTTGCATGTAAAGCCGGTACTGCGGGTATGCAAGCATGTATGGGTTTAGTAGATTCAAATATAGTAGAATATGGCCTGGCAGTAGGAGCAGACACTGCCCAAGGAGCTCCAGGAGATGCTTTAGAATATACTGCTTCTGCAGGAGGGGCCGCTTACATTATTGGTAAAAAAGACACCATTGCAGATATTGATTTCACCTGCAGCTATACCACCGATACTCCTGATTTTTACCGACGGGAAGGAATGCCCTATCCAAGACATGGAGGTAGATTTACCGGAGTTCCTGCCTACTTTAAACATGTTATTGCCGCATCAAATGAAATGTTTGATAAGATGGGTACTGATGCATCCAGTTACGATTACGCTGTTTTCCACCAGCCCAATGGCAAGTTTTATCTAAAAGCAGCTAAAAAACTGGGTTTTAAGAAAGAACAGGTTCAACATGGTCTTTTAACTCCAGTCATTGGAAATACTTATTCTGGTGCCACACCTCTGGGACTTGCCGCTATTCTGGATGTAGCACAGGCCGGTGATAAAATATTGGCTGTATCCTATGGATCAGGGGCCGGTAGTGATGCATTTAGCATTACAGTTACTGATAAAATTGAAGAAAAACGGGATCTGGCCCCTAAAGTCCAAGATATGATACAAAATAAGTGCTATGTGGACTATGCACTTTATGCTAAATTTAAAGATAAATTGAAAATGGCTTAA
- the hypA gene encoding hydrogenase maturation nickel metallochaperone HypA, with protein MHELSMADAIVKTVIEAAEKNEAIEVLEVTVELGQMTLLNPEQLKFMLEVLSEDTIVNGAKFNMEEIPIEIECFSCGFKGKANTDELDHYVPVINCPECEERNLNITAGRECNVKNIKIEKSDEDAQDS; from the coding sequence ATGCATGAATTATCTATGGCTGATGCTATTGTTAAGACCGTAATCGAGGCAGCCGAAAAAAATGAAGCCATTGAAGTACTGGAGGTAACAGTAGAACTTGGCCAAATGACCTTGCTTAATCCGGAGCAATTAAAATTTATGCTCGAGGTTTTAAGTGAAGATACTATTGTAAATGGGGCTAAATTTAATATGGAAGAGATTCCAATAGAAATAGAATGTTTTTCATGCGGTTTTAAAGGAAAAGCAAATACTGACGAACTGGATCATTATGTACCTGTTATAAATTGCCCCGAATGTGAGGAAAGAAATCTTAACATTACTGCCGGGCGAGAATGTAATGTGAAAAACATCAAAATTGAAAAGAGTGATGAAGATGCACAAGATAGCTGA
- the lonB gene encoding ATP-dependent protease LonB produces the protein MKTTIKASNSEDSVAYETSEDIEVPDRLVDQIIGQEEAVETIKKAARQRRNVLLIGEPGVGKSMLAQSMAELLPPEELQDILVYPNLEDSNNPLIGALPAGEGKQIVMNHKAKSKGQEEKKNMFMILIIGLILVIGFMLQQYFVAIIAAGIVFLALNQMRPKTTVMVPKLLVNNENKKIAPFIDATGAHAGALLGDVRHDPYQSGGLGTPAHERVESGMIHRSHNGVLYIDEIGTMKMRTQQELLTAMQEGMYSITGQSETSSGAMVRSQAVPCDFVLVASGNIQVLEGMHIALRSRIRGYGYEVYMKDSMQDTPENRQKLAQFVAQEVKKDGRIPHFSKEAMDEIMLEAQRRAGKKDSLTLKLRDLGGLVRAAGDIAKGEAADYVTMDHVVKAKKLARTLEQQIADRYIVQKKKYRVFQSEGGQIGSVNGLAIIGDRSGILLPIAAEAAPAQSKQEGRIIATGKLGEIAKEAVQNVSALIKKHTGTDISNYDIHIQFLQAYEGVEGDSASVSVATAVVSALEEIPVDQSVALTGSLSIRGYVLPVGGVTGKIEAAAEAGIKKVLIPKSNMQDVMIESRYKDKIEIIPVETLSDVLKHALIGKGKKGLVDQMQKISEMVPRGIIPNPSTNKS, from the coding sequence ATGAAAACTACCATCAAAGCATCTAATTCAGAAGATTCAGTTGCTTATGAAACTTCAGAAGATATCGAGGTACCTGATAGGCTTGTAGACCAGATTATTGGTCAGGAAGAAGCTGTGGAAACCATTAAAAAGGCGGCCAGGCAGCGCAGAAATGTACTGCTTATTGGTGAGCCTGGTGTTGGTAAATCTATGTTAGCACAATCTATGGCGGAATTACTTCCTCCTGAAGAATTACAAGATATACTGGTTTATCCTAATTTAGAAGATTCTAATAATCCTTTAATAGGAGCACTACCTGCCGGGGAAGGAAAACAAATTGTCATGAACCATAAGGCCAAATCCAAAGGTCAGGAAGAAAAGAAAAATATGTTTATGATCCTGATTATTGGATTAATCCTGGTAATTGGTTTTATGCTTCAGCAGTATTTTGTGGCAATTATTGCAGCAGGGATAGTATTTTTGGCCCTAAATCAAATGAGGCCTAAAACTACGGTCATGGTTCCTAAATTACTGGTAAATAATGAAAATAAAAAAATAGCTCCTTTTATAGATGCTACTGGAGCTCATGCCGGTGCTTTACTGGGTGATGTAAGACATGATCCTTATCAATCTGGAGGACTGGGAACCCCTGCCCATGAAAGAGTGGAGTCTGGAATGATTCATCGCTCTCATAATGGAGTTCTCTATATAGATGAAATTGGAACCATGAAAATGAGAACCCAGCAAGAATTATTAACTGCCATGCAGGAAGGAATGTACTCCATAACCGGACAGAGTGAAACCAGCAGTGGTGCTATGGTGAGATCTCAGGCTGTACCCTGTGATTTTGTACTGGTTGCATCTGGAAATATTCAGGTCCTGGAAGGCATGCACATTGCCCTTAGATCCAGGATTAGGGGTTATGGTTACGAAGTTTACATGAAAGACAGCATGCAGGATACTCCAGAAAACAGACAGAAACTGGCTCAGTTCGTGGCCCAGGAAGTCAAGAAAGATGGAAGAATACCTCACTTTTCAAAAGAAGCCATGGACGAAATAATGCTGGAAGCACAAAGAAGAGCCGGTAAAAAAGATTCTCTAACCCTTAAATTAAGAGACCTTGGAGGGTTAGTCCGTGCTGCAGGGGATATTGCTAAAGGAGAAGCTGCAGATTATGTAACCATGGATCATGTGGTGAAGGCAAAGAAACTAGCAAGGACACTGGAACAGCAAATTGCGGACCGTTACATTGTACAAAAGAAAAAATACAGGGTATTCCAATCTGAGGGTGGTCAAATAGGCAGTGTTAATGGTTTAGCTATAATAGGAGATAGAAGTGGTATCCTACTACCTATAGCTGCTGAGGCTGCACCTGCCCAGAGTAAACAAGAAGGAAGAATAATAGCCACCGGTAAACTGGGAGAAATAGCTAAAGAAGCAGTACAAAATGTTTCTGCCCTGATTAAAAAACACACCGGAACCGATATATCCAACTATGATATTCACATCCAGTTTTTACAGGCCTATGAAGGTGTGGAAGGAGATAGTGCCAGTGTATCAGTGGCTACAGCAGTAGTATCTGCCTTAGAAGAAATACCCGTTGATCAATCCGTGGCCTTAACTGGTTCTCTAAGTATCAGGGGATATGTATTGCCGGTGGGTGGTGTAACAGGCAAAATCGAAGCTGCTGCAGAAGCAGGCATTAAAAAGGTTCTTATACCTAAATCCAATATGCAGGATGTTATGATTGAAAGCCGTTACAAGGATAAAATTGAAATTATCCCTGTGGAAACTCTAAGCGATGTTTTAAAACATGCTTTAATAGGCAAGGGGAAAAAAGGACTGGTGGATCAAATGCAAAAAATCAGTGAAATGGTCCCCCGGGGAATAATTCCTAACCCTTCTACCAACAAGTCTTAA
- a CDS encoding PAS domain-containing protein has protein sequence MDTMDQDELLKIAFNKVNDIITIIEIKDDGRAGNFIKVNDVAVKKLGYSPEEFSQMSPRDIGSTPLENKKKIRELITQGRVYFQRNYFTKDGKTIPVEINSHIINLKNKKAALSVARDISDRQESEERLKDFFDNATDLIQMVNSDGTFLYVNEAWKDVLGYRDDEIQNLNIFDVIHPEHLEQCRDTFEKVFNGHKIDEIETGFKTKNGQEVVLEGNINPKIDDNGKVVYTRAIFRDVTERKHYEMEIQRLASIVESSGDAIVGYEMDGTIFNWNPGAEKIYGYSYDEIIGKNVSLLMKKEKWEENLKNIEKIKEGGVVSHFETTRFRKDGSTFDASISLSPIKNSQGEIIGISTIARDITGSKKAQKALKDSEEKYRRIVEKFIQNALALIGEINKE, from the coding sequence ATGGATACCATGGATCAGGACGAATTATTAAAAATAGCATTCAATAAAGTGAATGATATTATCACCATAATTGAAATTAAAGATGATGGCCGGGCAGGCAATTTTATAAAAGTAAATGATGTGGCAGTAAAAAAATTAGGTTATTCTCCTGAAGAATTTTCACAGATGAGTCCTAGAGATATTGGTTCTACTCCCCTTGAAAATAAAAAAAAGATAAGGGAACTTATCACCCAGGGAAGAGTTTATTTCCAGAGGAATTATTTTACTAAAGATGGCAAAACCATCCCGGTGGAGATTAATTCCCATATTATTAATTTAAAAAATAAAAAAGCAGCATTATCTGTGGCCAGAGATATAAGTGATCGCCAAGAAAGTGAAGAACGACTTAAAGATTTTTTTGATAATGCTACGGATCTTATTCAAATGGTAAATTCTGATGGGACTTTTTTATATGTTAATGAGGCATGGAAAGACGTTTTAGGCTATAGGGATGATGAAATTCAAAATTTGAATATATTTGATGTTATTCATCCAGAACACTTAGAACAGTGCAGGGATACTTTTGAGAAGGTTTTTAATGGTCATAAGATTGATGAAATTGAAACTGGATTTAAAACTAAAAATGGTCAGGAAGTCGTACTTGAAGGTAATATAAATCCTAAAATAGATGATAATGGAAAAGTAGTTTATACTCGAGCAATTTTCAGGGATGTTACCGAAAGAAAACATTATGAGATGGAAATTCAAAGATTGGCCAGTATCGTAGAGTCTTCTGGTGATGCTATAGTGGGCTATGAGATGGATGGAACCATTTTTAACTGGAATCCCGGTGCAGAAAAAATATATGGATACTCCTATGATGAAATTATAGGTAAAAATGTTTCATTACTAATGAAAAAAGAAAAATGGGAAGAAAATTTAAAAAATATTGAAAAAATTAAAGAAGGAGGCGTGGTTTCCCATTTTGAGACTACCCGCTTTAGAAAGGATGGATCCACCTTCGATGCTTCCATATCTTTATCTCCTATAAAAAATTCTCAAGGTGAGATTATAGGGATTTCTACCATTGCCAGGGATATAACAGGGAGTAAAAAAGCCCAAAAAGCACTAAAAGATAGTGAAGAGAAATACCGAAGAATTGTAGAAAAATTTATACAAAATGCCCTGGCTTTAATTGGTGAAATAAATAAGGAGTGA